The following is a genomic window from Fusobacterium varium.
ATGTCACAATATTCTGCAGTTATAATAGATTTAGGAGCAGGATTTGGAGACATGCATGTAGCTTCTCTTGCTATAGCTAATTATATAGTTATGCCTATCCAACTTGAACCTAATGCTGTTGATGGAGCAGTGCAAATGCCTTATATTATAGACTTAGCTAGAAAGCATTTAAATAACCCTGATTTAGATATTTCAGCAGTAATTGGTACTCTATATACTCCTAATAGAAATATCCAAAAAGAAAGCATTAAAAAGTTAGAAGAATTCTTTGGAGATCAATTCTTAGGATTGATTAGTAGAAGTACTACTGTTATAGAATCTAATACAGCTAAAAAATCAATTTTTGCATATTCACCTAGTTCTAAATCAGCAAAAGAATTTACTGAAATATGTGAAAAAATATATCAAGAAATAAAAAATAAGGAGATATAAAAATGAGTCAAAAACCAAACGAAGCAATGAACGACATAAGTATGAACAAATACAACGGAGCTTTTGACGGAATTGATATTCCTACAAATGATAATAAAAGTTCTAACGAACAAAATATAAATGAATACAATATAAGTAATATTGAAGGAGCTGTTCAAGTTCAACTAACTCACAATATTATAGATAATATTGATTTTGAAGATAAAACTTTCATATTGAGAGATATAGATTTCCAAAAATATCTTGAAGATGAAAATATTAAAACTTTATCTAATTCTATATATTCAGTAGGGCTAATTAACCCTGTTTATATCCAAAAGAGAACTGATGGAAAATATAGAATAATTTCAGGATTCAGAAGATTAACAGCTATATATGCTGGAATTATAACTTCAGGAAGTGAATATGAATTCGATGGAGAAGTTATTATAGTTCCAGAAGTATATACTAAAGAAGATCTAGATACTTTCCAAGTAAATGAAAATACTCATAGAGAAAATTTAAAACCTTTAGAATTAGCTCAAAGAATATATGATGCTTCTGAAAACTATTCTATTCCTATTGAAGAAATAGGGGAACAATATAATTTAGGAACAAGACAAATACTAAGACTTAAAGGTATCCTAAATTATCCTACACCTCTTAAAGAAAAGGTGAATGAAATAGG
Proteins encoded in this region:
- a CDS encoding ParB/RepB/Spo0J family partition protein, whose amino-acid sequence is MSQKPNEAMNDISMNKYNGAFDGIDIPTNDNKSSNEQNINEYNISNIEGAVQVQLTHNIIDNIDFEDKTFILRDIDFQKYLEDENIKTLSNSIYSVGLINPVYIQKRTDGKYRIISGFRRLTAIYAGIITSGSEYEFDGEVIIVPEVYTKEDLDTFQVNENTHRENLKPLELAQRIYDASENYSIPIEEIGEQYNLGTRQILRLKGILNYPTPLKEKVNEIGVTLSDVINRIIKFKKLTEENNLEEIKALVDELKELTKAELEKYLKDLKTKKNKQNIEIKSSAKVHQLKINVPLTMKELEDICKYINNIIINKK